In one Brevibacillus choshinensis genomic region, the following are encoded:
- a CDS encoding ABC transporter permease, with the protein MNNAEVHMTTMPLKRRVTLSAVPGLHWLLVIIPALYMLLLTFFPILKIMKLGVHNGESYTFQYILQVFTTPVYVKVVLYTFNVSLIATIASLLFGYPIAYTLYQMKSEKWKRVMLALIMIPFWISVLIRTFTWVIMLQDTGPINSILKGLGLIDEPLHLLYSMTGNVVGMVHYLFPYMVLCIYSVMQGIDQRLLQAAEGMGARPWKVFRDVLFPLSIPGVVAGVLICFVFSLGFFITSVILGGPKDMMISNLIANFINVTLNWHLAAALSIILLASTIILILVPILIFRNHSAIKGVM; encoded by the coding sequence ATGAATAACGCAGAAGTGCACATGACGACAATGCCGTTGAAAAGAAGAGTTACCCTTTCAGCAGTGCCGGGCTTGCATTGGCTTCTCGTTATCATTCCGGCATTGTACATGTTGCTGCTTACATTTTTCCCAATTCTCAAAATAATGAAACTGGGCGTGCATAACGGAGAATCCTACACATTTCAGTATATCCTTCAGGTGTTCACCACACCGGTTTATGTAAAGGTCGTACTCTACACATTTAACGTTTCCCTAATTGCTACCATCGCCAGCTTGCTATTTGGCTATCCGATTGCCTACACGCTTTATCAGATGAAGTCGGAGAAATGGAAAAGAGTGATGCTGGCTCTCATTATGATCCCATTCTGGATCAGCGTTCTCATACGTACGTTTACGTGGGTGATCATGCTCCAAGACACTGGGCCGATCAATTCGATACTGAAGGGGCTCGGCTTGATCGACGAACCGCTGCATCTCCTCTATTCCATGACCGGAAACGTTGTCGGCATGGTTCATTACTTGTTTCCTTACATGGTGCTATGCATTTATTCGGTCATGCAAGGGATTGACCAGCGATTGCTCCAGGCGGCGGAAGGCATGGGGGCTCGCCCTTGGAAAGTGTTTCGCGACGTTTTGTTCCCGTTGTCGATTCCAGGCGTAGTGGCAGGGGTACTGATTTGTTTTGTATTCAGTCTCGGCTTTTTCATTACGTCAGTCATCCTGGGCGGCCCGAAGGACATGATGATTTCCAATTTGATTGCGAATTTTATCAACGTGACATTGAATTGGCATTTGGCGGCCGCACTGTCCATCATTCTTTTGGCTTCGACGATCATACTGATACTTGTACCTATTCTTATTTTCAGAAACCATTCCGCGATAAAAGGGGTGATGTAA
- a CDS encoding amidohydrolase, whose amino-acid sequence MQHTDQLDMIITSNAVFTGVENAPRPAAIAIKGNRIVGVGAENEWEALIGPDTKIYRFEDKLVMPGFNDMHLHVVPACLMEDHVNLLGARSETEVAEMVAAFAKSRPDDEWVQGYSWYHTYWDEPKLPHRSTLDAVIPDRPVFLFHASGHTVWVNTKALEILGIDRNTPDPPHGEIVRDEDNEPTGILYEAAASMASRQAMKLPADRKRQVFETFLGHAATFGVTSVTDIFKVTDMEINELPLYEEFEREGRLTTRIHFLIGLEDDIERARQHRDNYTSGTLRFSGLKEFLDGVVTTHTALLVEPYADLPATCGPNPPETMKEYVLAADKEGFRIRFHAVGDGAVRHALDLFEEAQRVNGTRDARHTIEHIEVVHPDDIGRFQKLDVIASMQPEHMGLINKSHYFSCIGERQQYTFAVRSLLDAGAKVVLNTDYPVVSFNPMLEIYRAVTRITNDGELFNGKEAITLAEALKAYTVTAAYGVFREDELGTLEAGKLADLIVLDRDLFNVPAEQIKDVKVGLTIMDGKVVYEK is encoded by the coding sequence ATGCAGCACACTGATCAGCTCGATATGATCATCACTAGCAATGCAGTGTTTACAGGTGTTGAAAATGCGCCAAGACCGGCTGCCATTGCCATTAAAGGGAACAGAATCGTGGGAGTTGGCGCCGAGAATGAATGGGAAGCACTCATCGGGCCAGACACGAAGATTTATCGGTTTGAAGACAAACTTGTGATGCCAGGGTTTAACGATATGCATCTCCATGTTGTCCCTGCTTGTCTGATGGAGGATCATGTAAACCTCCTTGGGGCACGTTCTGAGACGGAAGTGGCTGAGATGGTCGCGGCGTTTGCAAAGTCTAGGCCGGATGACGAGTGGGTGCAAGGCTACAGTTGGTATCATACGTACTGGGATGAGCCGAAACTGCCGCATCGTTCGACATTGGATGCGGTCATCCCGGATCGTCCGGTCTTTTTGTTTCATGCGTCAGGCCATACGGTGTGGGTGAACACGAAGGCGCTGGAGATACTCGGCATTGACCGGAATACACCGGACCCACCGCATGGAGAGATTGTGAGAGACGAGGACAACGAGCCGACGGGAATACTTTATGAAGCGGCGGCCAGTATGGCTTCCCGACAGGCGATGAAGCTGCCGGCAGACAGAAAGCGGCAAGTGTTCGAGACGTTTCTGGGCCATGCAGCGACGTTTGGTGTTACCTCGGTCACCGATATTTTCAAAGTGACCGACATGGAAATCAATGAGCTGCCGCTTTACGAGGAGTTTGAACGGGAAGGCAGGTTGACCACCCGAATACACTTTTTGATTGGGCTTGAAGACGATATCGAGCGTGCGAGGCAGCACCGGGACAACTACACATCCGGGACACTGAGATTTTCCGGCCTGAAAGAATTTTTGGACGGGGTGGTAACGACACACACAGCCCTGCTTGTGGAACCGTACGCGGATTTGCCAGCGACGTGTGGCCCCAATCCTCCCGAGACGATGAAGGAATACGTTCTTGCCGCCGATAAAGAAGGATTCCGCATTCGCTTTCATGCAGTCGGAGACGGTGCCGTCCGCCACGCGCTGGATTTGTTTGAGGAAGCGCAGCGAGTCAATGGGACACGAGACGCCAGACATACGATCGAGCATATCGAAGTGGTACATCCCGATGATATTGGACGATTTCAAAAACTGGACGTGATTGCTTCCATGCAGCCGGAGCATATGGGCCTGATTAACAAGAGCCACTATTTTTCGTGCATTGGTGAACGACAGCAGTACACATTTGCCGTCCGATCACTGCTGGATGCTGGCGCGAAAGTGGTGCTCAACACAGACTATCCGGTCGTCTCATTCAATCCGATGCTGGAAATCTATCGAGCCGTAACAAGAATCACAAACGACGGTGAGTTGTTTAACGGGAAAGAAGCGATCACGTTGGCGGAAGCGTTGAAAGCGTATACAGTAACAGCGGCCTACGGCGTTTTTCGGGAAGACGAGTTGGGTACGCTGGAAGCGGGCAAACTGGCTGACCTGATTGTTCTTGACCGCGATTTGTTCAACGTACCAGCGGAGCAGATTAAAGACGTGAAGGTTGGGTTGACCATCATGGATGGCAAAGTGGTATACGAAAAATAG
- a CDS encoding ABC transporter substrate-binding protein, whose protein sequence is MLKKIGNIALITVLSSSLFACSKADPANTSGQGAAEVQKLTIVDWDSELIEMRKKTIIEPFEQKYNVKIEIETPPDYGKLKAMVDSGNVTWDVVNVDSFFGKLAGSQGLFEPLDYNIVKKDGYNEQSASEHFIASESFATVISWNTTKIDAAHAPKTWADFWDVSKYPGGRSAYKFPAPILEMALLADGVPADKLYPLDLDRAFKKLNEIKKNFKTWWTNGAQVPDLLVNGTATISTAYDGTITLQKQKGTPVDFTYENAIRSYEGWVIPKGTKNKDLAMKFIAFATSPEVQVEFGKTARYAPANQKAIDLLSEQDMQRLGVTPELQKKQIMADDSYWIKNFDQVQVRFEQWLLE, encoded by the coding sequence GTGTTGAAGAAGATCGGCAACATTGCATTGATTACCGTTTTAAGCAGTTCGTTATTCGCTTGCAGCAAAGCAGACCCGGCGAACACATCAGGGCAAGGTGCAGCAGAGGTGCAGAAGCTGACTATCGTGGACTGGGATTCGGAATTGATTGAGATGCGTAAAAAAACGATCATCGAACCGTTTGAGCAAAAATACAACGTGAAGATCGAAATCGAAACACCACCGGATTACGGGAAGCTGAAAGCGATGGTTGACAGCGGCAACGTAACGTGGGATGTCGTGAACGTCGACTCGTTCTTCGGCAAATTGGCTGGTAGCCAAGGGTTGTTTGAACCGCTGGATTACAACATCGTCAAAAAAGACGGGTACAACGAGCAAAGCGCAAGCGAACATTTCATCGCTTCGGAATCGTTTGCGACTGTGATCAGCTGGAATACTACGAAAATCGATGCGGCGCATGCACCGAAGACGTGGGCTGATTTCTGGGATGTGAGCAAATACCCTGGCGGTCGTTCCGCATATAAATTCCCGGCCCCAATCCTGGAAATGGCCTTGCTTGCTGACGGTGTACCTGCCGACAAGCTGTATCCATTGGATCTGGATCGCGCATTCAAGAAGTTGAACGAAATCAAGAAGAATTTTAAAACATGGTGGACGAACGGAGCGCAGGTGCCGGATCTGTTGGTCAACGGAACGGCAACCATATCAACTGCCTATGACGGCACGATCACGTTGCAGAAGCAAAAGGGGACGCCCGTTGATTTCACGTATGAAAACGCGATCCGCAGCTATGAAGGCTGGGTCATACCGAAAGGCACCAAAAACAAAGATCTGGCAATGAAATTTATCGCTTTCGCCACTTCTCCGGAAGTCCAGGTCGAATTCGGGAAAACAGCGAGATATGCCCCAGCGAACCAAAAGGCAATTGACCTGTTGTCGGAACAAGACATGCAGCGTCTTGGCGTCACACCCGAGCTACAGAAAAAACAGATTATGGCCGACGATTCATATTGGATCAAGAACTTCGATCAAGTACAAGTGCGCTTTGAACAATGGCTCTTGGAGTAA
- a CDS encoding ABC transporter ATP-binding protein: protein MTAHLDIKSAQKFYKKYKAVDNVNLSIKKGEFVTILGPSGSGKTTLLKLIAGFEELNDGAIFLDGQDITKKKAYDRNIGMVFQNYALFPHMTVFDNIAYPLRLRNVSKADLKAHVSRALQTVRLEEFSSRYPNQLSGGQQQRVALARAIVFNPPLLLLDEPLGALDKNLRHQMQYEIKHIQQSLGITTVNVTHDQEEALTMSDRICVMNKGRIEQIDTPERLYNHPKSKFVSSFIGEINLLQSELIHTEAGLAVVKLLDGQVAKVRVEQPDVAAQSAVWIAIRPENIHVVRDGAVFTNMHELTVLEKTYVGESFRIEGTSKTKERLTIKLPYASSREIAVGDEIRVGWNADEAALIGDETTLKPEDTDIRGAAKIS from the coding sequence ATGACAGCCCATTTGGACATAAAAAGCGCGCAAAAATTTTATAAAAAATACAAAGCTGTAGACAACGTCAATCTATCGATCAAAAAAGGGGAATTTGTCACTATTTTGGGGCCGAGCGGTTCCGGAAAGACGACGCTGCTGAAACTGATCGCGGGGTTTGAAGAGCTGAACGATGGCGCAATTTTTTTGGATGGTCAGGATATCACGAAAAAGAAAGCGTATGACCGCAATATCGGCATGGTTTTCCAAAATTACGCCCTGTTTCCGCACATGACGGTGTTCGATAATATCGCCTACCCTCTGCGCCTGCGTAACGTTTCGAAGGCGGATCTCAAAGCGCATGTAAGCCGGGCGCTTCAGACCGTCAGACTCGAAGAATTTTCTTCACGCTATCCAAATCAGCTTAGCGGTGGCCAGCAGCAGCGGGTTGCGCTCGCCAGGGCCATTGTGTTCAATCCCCCGCTCCTGTTGCTTGACGAACCGCTTGGGGCGCTGGATAAAAACCTGCGTCACCAGATGCAATATGAAATTAAACATATTCAGCAAAGCCTGGGTATTACTACGGTCAATGTGACGCACGATCAGGAAGAGGCACTGACCATGTCGGATCGAATCTGCGTCATGAACAAAGGCCGCATCGAACAAATCGATACGCCGGAACGACTGTACAATCACCCCAAGAGCAAATTTGTTTCCAGTTTCATCGGGGAGATTAATTTGCTTCAAAGTGAGCTCATCCATACAGAAGCGGGTTTGGCCGTGGTGAAGCTGCTGGACGGCCAAGTTGCCAAGGTGAGAGTGGAACAGCCGGACGTTGCAGCACAGTCAGCGGTATGGATTGCGATTCGGCCAGAAAATATCCATGTCGTCCGGGATGGAGCGGTTTTTACGAACATGCACGAATTGACCGTGCTGGAAAAAACATATGTCGGGGAGTCGTTTCGAATCGAAGGGACGAGCAAAACGAAGGAAAGGCTGACCATCAAGCTGCCTTATGCTTCATCAAGGGAGATTGCCGTTGGCGATGAAATCCGGGTCGGCTGGAATGCCGATGAGGCAGCATTGATAGGTGATGAGACAACATTGAAACCTGAAGATACCGACATCAGGGGAGCAGCCAAAATATCCTAA
- a CDS encoding toxin Cry1Ac domain D-VI-related protein, which produces MSKRDQKARTIMTAVVSTGVFLSLVSQAFAETASPAKAMHMSYAEETADSFAVRNATGEPTASESTGTITAAEQAKETGTESVREEIEEFTATNGLITVTLGEIPDEALSQRDLRFTLSVNGTRPQRISAGSFLWLPEERKALISFSPIRAAKDEKTVTIAMKYHEATATQTFTIAGKDAEVDRVEIFALAKDEQLYTDKKNDRSLKLIAVAYDDLDRVVTDNVNWRTADKKVATVNYLGTVKAKGTGVTEIMAKIGDVEADFEVSVNQADLPGKQPELSVQKETIEEAEANDGSITSKQTIKLKNGSFRDDISGEDVKAKNLPEGLGITVERESEDELTVSFTGKAKKHAQTDGRNDVSFTVDKRKIKRAKADVTTENFTIRFKDPIIVSPPVDPLPQPDYLAIARKAVAGLFTDHTKTALKPGITQETIDAARNKVERLDNSVPDKAGLQEDVKNAQKLYDQVPGGGNPEEARQAVEALYTDSDKVRLKPDVTEAMIDAAKAKVDAVSDSEPEKAELLDYIEKAKELFFGPRILRKEDAEIYLGIGAEDSLSSITLLDDVQSSGPFKHRMSEYVEAYMNNKPGSFSYDPNTDQFNVIVDGANAGYVKYGYDEDTLSVLKDEETRGVTFEATPDASEGDTSYLTFTYTNGEITTDHVEIPVYFDATLPKLLPPVQQADNVFTLQASEPLDEKLSGQSNNFSRLFDRVEIALNGDFTDTSSGNVKDFAEAVLVTVSGDEITVSLRSDFIDQLGQAPTADTQVRFTTRMLRDRAGNKFDPSFNSVTAKWKIGSPD; this is translated from the coding sequence ATGAGCAAAAGGGATCAAAAGGCAAGAACAATCATGACGGCGGTCGTGTCCACCGGCGTATTTCTTTCGCTGGTCAGTCAGGCATTCGCCGAAACGGCGAGTCCGGCAAAGGCCATGCACATGTCGTATGCAGAGGAAACGGCCGACTCTTTTGCAGTAAGAAACGCAACCGGTGAACCGACTGCAAGTGAATCAACCGGTACGATAACTGCTGCTGAGCAAGCGAAAGAGACGGGCACCGAGAGCGTGCGGGAAGAAATTGAAGAGTTCACGGCAACGAACGGATTGATTACCGTTACGCTAGGCGAGATCCCGGACGAGGCTCTTTCACAGAGGGACCTTCGATTCACCCTGTCTGTCAACGGCACGCGCCCACAGCGTATAAGTGCAGGTAGTTTTTTGTGGCTTCCAGAAGAACGGAAAGCATTAATCAGTTTTTCGCCTATACGGGCTGCCAAAGACGAGAAGACTGTGACAATTGCGATGAAGTATCACGAGGCAACAGCGACCCAAACGTTCACAATAGCGGGCAAAGACGCTGAGGTGGACCGCGTGGAGATCTTCGCGCTGGCTAAAGATGAGCAACTCTATACGGATAAAAAGAACGACAGATCGTTAAAACTGATCGCCGTAGCGTATGATGATCTGGATCGGGTGGTCACGGACAATGTCAACTGGCGGACCGCCGACAAGAAGGTGGCAACAGTCAATTATCTCGGAACGGTAAAAGCAAAAGGAACAGGTGTAACAGAGATCATGGCCAAGATAGGCGATGTGGAAGCTGATTTCGAAGTGTCGGTGAACCAAGCAGATCTCCCTGGAAAGCAGCCGGAATTGTCAGTCCAAAAAGAGACCATCGAAGAGGCGGAGGCCAATGATGGGAGCATCACTTCCAAACAAACGATCAAGCTGAAGAATGGCTCGTTCCGCGACGATATCTCCGGGGAAGATGTCAAGGCGAAGAACCTGCCGGAGGGGCTTGGCATAACAGTGGAGCGGGAATCAGAGGACGAGCTTACTGTATCGTTTACAGGCAAAGCGAAAAAACATGCGCAAACCGATGGCAGGAATGATGTCAGCTTTACCGTTGACAAGCGGAAAATCAAGCGGGCGAAAGCGGATGTCACTACGGAGAATTTCACAATCAGGTTCAAAGATCCTATCATCGTCAGTCCGCCTGTCGATCCGCTTCCCCAGCCTGATTACCTGGCCATCGCCCGCAAAGCGGTAGCCGGACTGTTTACCGATCACACCAAAACGGCGCTGAAGCCCGGTATCACGCAGGAAACGATCGACGCCGCGCGAAACAAGGTGGAGCGGTTGGACAACAGCGTACCGGATAAAGCCGGCTTGCAGGAAGATGTGAAAAATGCGCAGAAGTTGTACGATCAGGTCCCCGGCGGCGGAAATCCGGAAGAAGCGAGACAAGCGGTGGAAGCCCTGTACACGGACTCTGACAAGGTGAGATTGAAGCCCGATGTGACGGAAGCGATGATCGATGCCGCCAAAGCAAAGGTGGATGCAGTAAGCGACAGCGAGCCGGAGAAAGCCGAACTGTTGGACTATATTGAAAAAGCGAAGGAACTTTTCTTCGGTCCAAGGATTCTGCGCAAGGAGGATGCGGAGATCTATTTGGGAATTGGAGCTGAAGATTCCCTCTCAAGTATAACGTTGCTTGACGACGTGCAATCGAGTGGTCCTTTCAAGCACAGAATGAGCGAGTACGTGGAAGCGTATATGAACAATAAGCCTGGCAGCTTCTCTTATGATCCAAATACGGACCAATTTAACGTCATCGTGGACGGAGCAAACGCCGGATATGTCAAATACGGTTATGACGAAGATACACTCTCTGTCTTAAAGGATGAAGAAACGAGGGGGGTAACATTCGAGGCTACGCCAGATGCTTCAGAGGGAGATACATCCTATCTTACCTTTACTTATACAAATGGCGAGATCACTACCGATCATGTGGAGATTCCGGTCTATTTTGACGCAACACTGCCCAAGCTTTTGCCGCCAGTGCAGCAGGCAGACAACGTATTTACGCTGCAGGCCAGCGAACCGCTTGACGAGAAATTAAGCGGTCAGTCAAACAATTTTTCCAGGCTTTTTGATCGTGTCGAGATTGCCCTAAACGGCGATTTTACCGATACCTCTTCTGGGAATGTCAAAGATTTCGCCGAGGCCGTATTGGTTACCGTTTCCGGAGATGAGATCACCGTGAGTTTACGATCTGATTTTATCGATCAGCTCGGACAGGCTCCAACAGCAGATACCCAAGTCAGATTCACTACGAGGATGCTGCGTGACCGTGCAGGGAACAAATTTGATCCTAGCTTCAATTCGGTTACCGCCAAGTGGAAAATCGGAAGTCCGGATTAA
- a CDS encoding ABC transporter permease, whose product MWLRLLAALIMIVFLAPILLVIPLSFTSVSYFQLPPPGYSLDWYEKVLNSPVWIEVFSRSLFIGGTTASVSVILGTMAALAFVRLHFWGKKLFVPLILSPMVVPAVVVAIGLYRFFAPFKLTDTYTGMILSNAVIAIPVVFTTVASSLKGVDHNLELAAMGLGSTPVGAFFKVTLPLIKPGMISGALFAFSIVFDEPIISLFMAGAGTKTLPVKYWESLRTSIDPSIAVVSTVLIVMTVALFLIQGWISSRSAKMSYQKE is encoded by the coding sequence GTGTGGCTTAGACTTCTGGCAGCCCTCATTATGATTGTGTTTCTGGCCCCTATCCTGCTGGTGATCCCGTTATCGTTTACATCTGTGTCGTACTTCCAACTGCCACCGCCCGGATATTCGCTGGACTGGTATGAAAAAGTGCTGAATAGTCCGGTATGGATCGAGGTATTTTCGCGGAGTCTGTTCATCGGGGGCACGACGGCGAGTGTATCGGTTATTTTAGGCACAATGGCCGCGCTGGCCTTTGTTCGTTTACATTTTTGGGGCAAGAAACTGTTTGTTCCCTTGATACTCTCGCCGATGGTCGTTCCTGCTGTTGTGGTTGCGATCGGGCTGTATCGTTTTTTTGCTCCGTTCAAGTTGACGGATACGTATACAGGGATGATTTTGTCAAACGCGGTCATTGCGATTCCGGTCGTATTTACGACGGTAGCCTCTAGCTTGAAGGGGGTCGACCACAATTTGGAATTGGCCGCCATGGGACTGGGCTCCACGCCCGTTGGTGCATTTTTCAAGGTTACACTTCCCTTGATTAAACCCGGAATGATCTCGGGGGCGCTGTTTGCCTTTTCGATCGTGTTTGATGAGCCGATCATTTCGCTTTTTATGGCGGGGGCGGGTACGAAAACATTGCCGGTCAAGTACTGGGAAAGCTTACGAACAAGCATCGATCCGAGCATTGCAGTTGTGTCGACCGTGTTGATCGTGATGACCGTGGCACTATTCCTCATCCAGGGATGGATCTCGTCTCGATCTGCAAAAATGAGCTACCAGAAAGAGTAG
- a CDS encoding GNAT family N-acetyltransferase, giving the protein MYHLIELASATAHPYQSMLHPKHHDLLRNLNGRSVWAFGAVCDSQPFGLVAGYYDPERQRGEIASLVVADGYQKQGIGRALLRQAEEKIREQTGQFTDCFSIIKADDFDWLDRFFREEQWEPLRTNIQLYTLGLREGELSELSWLEKLSLPAGFSTFSWGELTAQERQQVEQGCGRWYQPILSPFIDEQKIDLHYSLGLRYEDQVVGWMIVQQLASNMLLYKTLFVQKRFRQKARGIALLAEVIRRAHKTFPFGMCFVEQGNESMLRFLNRRLEPQILYRKLSVSTSKRLDR; this is encoded by the coding sequence GTGTACCACCTTATCGAACTAGCATCAGCAACCGCACACCCGTATCAATCCATGCTCCATCCCAAACATCACGACCTGCTGCGGAATTTGAACGGAAGATCAGTCTGGGCATTCGGCGCGGTCTGCGACAGTCAACCTTTTGGTCTGGTGGCAGGATATTACGATCCAGAGCGTCAGCGAGGCGAGATCGCCTCTCTCGTGGTGGCAGATGGCTATCAAAAACAGGGAATCGGCCGAGCTTTACTCAGACAGGCGGAAGAAAAAATCAGAGAGCAGACCGGGCAATTTACCGATTGTTTTTCCATCATAAAAGCCGATGATTTCGACTGGCTTGACCGGTTTTTTCGCGAGGAACAATGGGAGCCGCTTCGGACGAACATCCAGCTGTATACACTGGGATTGCGGGAAGGCGAACTGTCCGAGCTGTCCTGGCTGGAAAAACTATCCTTACCCGCCGGATTTTCCACGTTCTCCTGGGGGGAGCTGACTGCGCAGGAAAGGCAACAGGTGGAGCAAGGCTGCGGCCGCTGGTACCAACCCATCCTCTCTCCTTTTATCGATGAACAAAAAATCGACCTTCATTACAGCCTTGGCCTGCGATACGAAGATCAGGTGGTCGGATGGATGATTGTCCAACAGCTTGCAAGCAATATGCTTCTGTACAAAACGCTGTTCGTCCAAAAACGATTTCGGCAAAAGGCACGCGGTATCGCCTTGCTTGCAGAGGTAATCCGCAGGGCACACAAGACATTTCCGTTTGGCATGTGTTTCGTGGAGCAGGGGAATGAATCCATGCTGCGGTTCCTTAATCGGCGTCTGGAGCCGCAGATCTTGTACAGAAAGCTCTCGGTTTCGACAAGCAAGCGCCTGGATCGCTAA
- a CDS encoding gamma-aminobutyraldehyde dehydrogenase → MTQRKEIFINGQFVSSRSGRYDRIINPATEEVITEVPTCTDEDVDQAVIAAKDAFDSWKQTTPGERSTALLKLADRIESHADELATMETHNVGTPIQFSSHLIEFIVDNLRFFAGAARMMQGPASGEYMANYTSMLRREPLGVIGSIAPWNFPLAMAIWKIGPALAAGNTVVLKPSELTPLTALKLAELSMGILPPGVLNVVTGIGTEAGAALVRHPDVKMAALTGSVRAGMSIAKEAANTMKKLHLELGGKAPFIVFDDANLDEAAYWALASGFYNSGQDCTAATRIYIQETVYDEFISKLIPHVESTVIGDPLSPDTLMGPVISEAHLMKIDQMVKRAVNDSGCTVLTGGSRIDRPGFYYKPTVIAGAKQTDEIIQEEVFGPVMTVTPFTTDEDAIRLANDCKYGLASSVWTKNVDRAMRASKQLDFGEVWTNTHLFLTSEMPHGGHKMTGYGSDLSIYAVEEYTRLKHVMIKCES, encoded by the coding sequence ATGACGCAAAGAAAAGAGATTTTCATAAACGGACAATTTGTTAGTAGCAGGAGCGGGCGATATGATCGCATCATTAATCCTGCGACAGAGGAAGTGATTACAGAAGTCCCCACTTGCACGGACGAGGATGTCGATCAGGCCGTAATAGCCGCCAAGGACGCTTTCGACTCGTGGAAACAAACGACTCCGGGGGAAAGAAGCACGGCTTTGTTGAAGCTGGCAGATCGGATTGAATCGCATGCGGATGAGCTGGCAACGATGGAAACGCACAATGTCGGGACCCCGATTCAGTTTTCAAGCCATCTGATCGAGTTCATTGTCGATAATCTGCGGTTTTTCGCTGGAGCAGCACGAATGATGCAAGGCCCTGCATCCGGTGAATATATGGCCAATTACACCAGCATGCTGCGCAGGGAGCCGCTCGGCGTCATTGGGTCCATTGCGCCATGGAATTTTCCGCTGGCGATGGCCATCTGGAAAATTGGACCAGCGCTCGCCGCCGGGAATACTGTCGTGCTGAAGCCCTCGGAGCTTACGCCGTTAACCGCGTTGAAGCTTGCGGAATTGAGCATGGGCATTTTGCCGCCGGGCGTGTTGAATGTCGTTACCGGCATCGGCACGGAGGCGGGAGCCGCGCTTGTCCGTCATCCGGACGTGAAAATGGCGGCGCTTACCGGAAGCGTTCGGGCCGGGATGTCCATTGCGAAGGAAGCCGCGAACACGATGAAAAAATTGCATCTGGAGTTGGGCGGCAAAGCGCCATTTATCGTTTTCGATGATGCGAACCTGGATGAGGCCGCGTATTGGGCGCTTGCCAGCGGTTTTTACAACAGCGGTCAAGATTGTACGGCAGCCACGAGAATCTATATTCAGGAAACAGTGTATGACGAATTTATCAGCAAGCTGATTCCTCATGTGGAAAGCACGGTGATTGGAGATCCGCTGTCACCGGACACCTTGATGGGACCTGTTATTTCGGAGGCTCATTTGATGAAAATTGATCAAATGGTAAAGCGTGCTGTCAATGATTCGGGGTGTACGGTATTGACAGGGGGCTCCCGCATAGATCGGCCAGGCTTCTACTACAAACCGACCGTCATCGCAGGTGCGAAGCAGACAGATGAAATCATTCAGGAAGAAGTGTTCGGTCCTGTCATGACTGTGACTCCGTTTACCACCGATGAAGATGCCATTCGGCTGGCAAACGACTGCAAGTACGGCCTTGCCTCCTCGGTGTGGACGAAAAATGTGGACCGTGCCATGCGGGCGAGCAAACAGCTGGATTTCGGTGAAGTGTGGACGAATACGCATCTTTTCCTGACGAGCGAGATGCCGCATGGCGGACACAAGATGACGGGTTACGGATCAGACTTGTCAATCTATGCGGTGGAAGAGTATACCCGTTTAAAGCATGTGATGATCAAGTGTGAGTCATAA